The following proteins come from a genomic window of Methanofollis tationis:
- a CDS encoding ATP-binding cassette domain-containing protein, with the protein MTPALTAHNLTRTYGETTALDAVTLSVEQGALFGLLGPNGSGKTTMIKLLTGQVRPSGGTATVLGLDVAADPVGVRSLVGIIPEQETPPSFLTSEEYLRLVGAIRKIPDVEEGMAWWFDYLEFGDKRDVLCKDLSRGTRQKLMFAQAFLHRPVLALIDEPLINFDPIMQERVKEFLAGYVKEGNTIFISTHILEIAEEICSDFAVLHRGRLLSTGKVADITGAGRHLGDYFLSLVRTGGHA; encoded by the coding sequence GTGACCCCCGCACTCACCGCCCACAACCTCACCAGAACCTACGGCGAGACCACCGCCCTGGATGCCGTCACCCTCTCGGTCGAGCAGGGTGCGCTCTTCGGCCTCCTCGGCCCCAACGGCTCGGGAAAGACCACGATGATCAAACTCCTCACCGGGCAGGTGCGCCCCTCGGGCGGCACGGCGACCGTCCTCGGCCTCGACGTCGCCGCCGATCCCGTGGGGGTCCGCTCCCTCGTCGGGATCATCCCGGAGCAGGAGACGCCCCCGAGTTTCCTCACCTCTGAAGAGTACCTCCGCCTGGTCGGGGCGATCAGGAAAATCCCGGACGTCGAAGAGGGAATGGCCTGGTGGTTCGACTACCTCGAATTCGGGGACAAACGCGACGTCCTCTGCAAGGACCTCTCGCGGGGCACCCGGCAGAAACTGATGTTCGCCCAGGCCTTCCTCCACCGCCCGGTCCTCGCCCTCATCGACGAACCCCTCATCAACTTCGACCCCATCATGCAGGAGCGGGTGAAAGAATTCCTGGCCGGCTACGTGAAGGAGGGCAACACCATCTTCATCTCCACGCATATCCTGGAGATCGCCGAAGAGATCTGCTCGGACTTCGCCGTCCTCCACCGGGGCAGACTCCTCTCCACCGGGAAGGTGGCCGATATCACGGGCGCGGGCCGGCACCTCGGCGACTACTTCCTCTCCCTGGTCAGGACGGGCGGCCATGCTTGA
- the frhA gene encoding coenzyme F420 hydrogenase subunit alpha has product MSKVVEISPTTRHEGHSKLVLKVNDEGIVERGDWLSITPVRGVEKLAIGKTMEQVPKIASRVCGICPIAHTLAATEAMEASIGCEVPEDAMLLRYMLQCANRLHSHALHNILSLPDMYLPGTDTKINPFSPEEPVRSVALRIQRLREIGQTIGEIVGGEAVHPSNPRVGGMYKNISPIAKQKVYDLAKEGRKLAHEQSEFMIAIFRNFQKRDWAEVAGRQIPIPKDLGYHNQGYMAAAPVYGSSSLDENPTWFPERWTEVRPWDWYMGEEEITLEDKDYPVGGTTPAGEKAWPQMQACTGVPLYDGQPVEVGPRARLVQFKNYDEKGAIGLQIARQMEYEETCYGIMEACDALDTSASVLADEIPQGDGSLGWAANEAPRGCDVHLTKVKDGKVRWFSMLVPTTWNFPTCSRALVGAPWELAEVIVRAYDPCVSCATHMLVVDESKRIVAQKLLE; this is encoded by the coding sequence TTGTCGAAAGTTGTAGAGATTTCCCCAACCACGAGGCACGAGGGACATTCCAAACTCGTCCTGAAGGTAAATGACGAGGGTATCGTCGAACGTGGTGACTGGCTCTCCATCACTCCGGTGAGGGGTGTAGAGAAGCTGGCCATCGGCAAGACGATGGAACAGGTGCCCAAGATCGCTTCCCGCGTCTGCGGCATCTGCCCGATCGCCCACACGCTCGCAGCAACAGAGGCCATGGAGGCATCCATCGGATGCGAGGTCCCTGAGGACGCCATGCTTCTGCGTTACATGCTCCAGTGCGCGAACAGACTGCACTCGCACGCCCTGCACAACATCCTCTCCCTGCCCGACATGTACCTTCCGGGCACGGACACGAAGATCAACCCGTTCTCCCCCGAGGAGCCGGTGCGGTCGGTCGCCCTGAGGATCCAGCGGCTGCGTGAGATCGGCCAGACCATCGGCGAGATCGTCGGCGGCGAAGCGGTCCACCCGTCCAACCCGCGTGTCGGCGGCATGTATAAGAACATCAGCCCGATCGCAAAGCAGAAGGTCTACGACCTTGCAAAGGAAGGCCGCAAGCTTGCCCACGAGCAGTCCGAGTTCATGATCGCCATCTTCCGGAACTTCCAGAAGCGCGACTGGGCCGAGGTTGCCGGCCGCCAGATCCCGATCCCGAAGGATCTCGGCTACCACAACCAGGGCTACATGGCTGCGGCGCCGGTCTACGGCAGCAGCAGCCTTGACGAGAACCCGACCTGGTTCCCCGAGCGCTGGACCGAGGTCCGCCCCTGGGACTGGTACATGGGCGAGGAAGAGATCACGCTCGAGGACAAGGACTACCCCGTCGGCGGCACCACCCCGGCAGGCGAGAAGGCCTGGCCTCAGATGCAGGCGTGCACCGGCGTGCCCCTGTACGACGGCCAGCCGGTCGAAGTCGGTCCGCGTGCCCGTCTCGTCCAGTTCAAGAACTACGACGAGAAGGGCGCCATCGGCCTGCAGATCGCACGGCAGATGGAGTACGAGGAGACCTGCTACGGCATCATGGAAGCCTGCGACGCCCTCGACACCTCGGCCAGCGTGCTTGCCGACGAGATCCCGCAGGGCGACGGAAGCCTTGGCTGGGCTGCAAACGAGGCCCCGCGTGGCTGTGACGTCCACCTCACCAAGGTGAAGGACGGCAAGGTCCGCTGGTTCTCGATGCTCGTCCCGACCACCTGGAACTTCCCGACCTGCAGCCGCGCCCTCGTTGGCGCCCCGTGGGAGCTCGCCGAGGTCATCGTCCGGGCATACGACCCGTGTGTATCGTGCGCCACCCATATGCTGGTGGTCGATGAAAGCAAGAGGATAGTGGCCCAGAAACTCCTCGAGTGA
- the frhD gene encoding coenzyme F420-reducing hydrogenase, FrhD protein yields the protein MLYPETVIVGCGNPLFADDGLGPAVIEEINRLQLPDNVKAIDGGLGAPHFIFTLVDKAVTKKIVIIDIVDFGAEPGSLTKLSVEDLPPGSYRDAHSWDLTEPLQRLKDSVEITIFGVQPKRVTAPDMEIGLSEEVQKAIPRVVHHVLAEIGVDDGATIVS from the coding sequence ATGCTATACCCAGAAACCGTGATTGTAGGATGCGGCAACCCCCTCTTCGCCGACGACGGCCTCGGCCCCGCGGTGATCGAGGAGATTAACCGCCTGCAACTTCCCGACAATGTCAAGGCCATCGACGGCGGGCTTGGCGCCCCGCACTTTATTTTCACGCTGGTCGACAAGGCGGTCACGAAGAAGATCGTCATCATCGACATCGTGGACTTCGGTGCCGAACCGGGCTCGCTCACAAAACTCTCTGTCGAAGACCTGCCGCCCGGGAGCTACCGGGACGCCCACTCGTGGGACCTCACCGAACCGCTCCAGCGGCTCAAGGACAGCGTCGAGATCACGATCTTCGGCGTCCAGCCGAAACGGGTAACAGCACCCGATATGGAGATCGGGCTCTCTGAAGAGGTACAGAAGGCCATTCCCAGGGTAGTACACCACGTACTTGCCGAGATTGGAGTGGATGATGGGGCTACTATCGTTTCTTAA
- the frhG gene encoding coenzyme F420 hydrogenase subunit gamma: MVEKITVGHVHMSGCTGCLVSFADNYEGLFKILDNYADLVYALTLVDVRHVPEMDVALVEGSVCLQDKISVEEIKETREKAKIVVALGGCAAYGNITRFCRGGQWNQPQMESYVPIGELIDVDAVIPGCAPTPQQIRNVAIMAYLLLKGNDEQKELATAYLKPLMDLAKRGDEACGCDLMYDVINQGLCMGCGSCAAACPVRAVTMEYGKPQVNRDLCIKCGACYAQCPRSFFNFDVMNEFEGITELIKGVME; encoded by the coding sequence GTGGTAGAAAAGATTACCGTGGGGCACGTGCACATGAGCGGCTGTACCGGATGCCTTGTGTCCTTTGCAGACAACTACGAAGGACTCTTCAAGATTCTGGACAACTATGCAGACCTCGTCTATGCACTGACCCTTGTAGATGTCAGGCATGTCCCTGAGATGGACGTCGCCCTTGTCGAGGGCTCTGTCTGTCTCCAGGACAAGATCTCGGTGGAAGAGATCAAAGAAACCAGGGAGAAGGCGAAGATCGTCGTCGCCCTCGGCGGCTGTGCGGCATACGGGAACATCACCCGGTTCTGCCGCGGTGGCCAGTGGAACCAGCCGCAGATGGAATCATACGTCCCGATCGGGGAACTGATCGACGTTGACGCCGTCATTCCGGGTTGCGCGCCGACCCCGCAGCAGATCAGGAACGTCGCCATCATGGCGTACCTGCTCCTGAAGGGCAACGACGAGCAGAAGGAGCTCGCGACCGCATACTTGAAGCCGCTCATGGACCTTGCAAAGCGCGGCGACGAAGCCTGCGGCTGCGACCTGATGTACGACGTGATCAACCAGGGCCTGTGCATGGGCTGCGGCTCCTGCGCCGCCGCCTGCCCGGTCCGTGCGGTCACCATGGAGTACGGCAAGCCCCAGGTCAACCGCGACCTCTGCATCAAGTGCGGCGCCTGCTATGCCCAGTGCCCGAGGAGCTTCTTCAACTTCGATGTGATGAACGAGTTCGAGGGCATTACCGAACTCATCAAGGGAGTCATGGAGTGA
- the frhB gene encoding coenzyme F420 hydrogenase subunit beta, producing MVLGNYKTCVAARSTDKEILKGAQDGGIVTQLFAYALEEGIIDGAIVAGPSDEPWKPEPIVATTKAELLAARGTKYTLSPNISLLKEATRSYGLDRIGIVGTPCQMQAVRKAQLYPVGMRDVPDKIALAIGIFCMENFPYQSLEALIEDHCNLKMESVRKVDIGKGKFWAYTERGAVAQIPLKVTHKYEQPGCHVCLDYVSNLADVSTGSVGTPDGWSTVFVRTKVGDDVWSKANAAGCFETQDIAGVKPGLELVTKLATEKITKNQKTLDARATFGVGKGLRNPYL from the coding sequence ATGGTACTCGGTAACTACAAGACCTGTGTTGCTGCACGCAGCACCGACAAGGAAATCCTGAAAGGAGCCCAGGACGGCGGCATCGTCACCCAGCTCTTCGCGTATGCACTCGAAGAGGGGATCATCGACGGCGCCATCGTAGCGGGGCCGTCAGACGAGCCCTGGAAGCCCGAGCCGATCGTCGCCACGACGAAGGCCGAGCTCCTCGCGGCCCGCGGCACGAAATACACCCTCTCCCCGAACATCTCCCTCCTCAAGGAGGCGACCCGCAGCTACGGCCTCGACCGGATCGGCATCGTCGGCACCCCGTGCCAGATGCAGGCGGTCCGCAAGGCCCAGCTCTACCCGGTCGGCATGCGCGACGTTCCCGACAAGATCGCCCTCGCCATCGGGATCTTCTGCATGGAGAACTTCCCGTACCAGTCCCTCGAGGCCCTGATCGAGGACCACTGCAACCTGAAGATGGAATCGGTCAGGAAGGTGGACATCGGCAAGGGCAAGTTCTGGGCCTACACCGAGCGCGGCGCGGTCGCCCAGATCCCGCTGAAGGTGACCCACAAGTACGAGCAGCCCGGCTGCCACGTCTGCCTTGACTACGTCTCCAACCTCGCCGATGTCTCGACCGGATCGGTCGGCACCCCGGACGGCTGGAGCACGGTCTTTGTCAGGACAAAGGTCGGCGACGACGTCTGGTCAAAGGCGAACGCCGCCGGATGCTTCGAGACGCAGGACATCGCCGGCGTCAAGCCCGGCCTGGAACTCGTGACCAAGCTCGCCACCGAGAAGATCACGAAGAACCAGAAGACCCTCGACGCCCGCGCCACCTTCGGCGTCGGCAAGGGCCTGCGCAACCCTTACCTCTAA
- a CDS encoding DUF2124 domain-containing protein: protein MEEKERLKGVPGMLRPFKQYLVEAGLPEGAQIVYYGCPGTCTPFIELLAFAVRDLPVEQVFVPYLDEGKARTIRPVADVGMQIGEAPASLRPAVAVVMGGLAMPNIPVTAEAAAAVLEKHPDAKRTGICFMSMFEKEGWTGAIGFDLVIDASIDPVTVYR, encoded by the coding sequence ATGGAAGAGAAAGAAAGACTCAAAGGGGTTCCGGGGATGCTCAGACCGTTCAAGCAGTACCTTGTCGAGGCCGGTCTCCCCGAGGGCGCCCAGATCGTCTATTACGGGTGCCCGGGCACCTGCACGCCTTTCATCGAGCTCCTTGCCTTTGCGGTCAGGGACCTCCCGGTCGAGCAGGTGTTCGTGCCCTACCTCGACGAGGGGAAGGCCCGGACGATCCGGCCCGTCGCCGACGTCGGGATGCAGATCGGCGAGGCGCCCGCATCTCTGCGCCCGGCCGTCGCCGTGGTGATGGGGGGGCTTGCGATGCCGAACATCCCGGTGACCGCCGAGGCGGCGGCAGCGGTTCTTGAAAAACACCCGGATGCAAAACGGACCGGGATCTGTTTCATGAGCATGTTCGAGAAGGAGGGCTGGACCGGTGCGATCGGCTTCGATCTCGTCATCGACGCCTCGATCGACCCGGTGACAGTCTACCGGTAG
- a CDS encoding PspC domain-containing protein — translation MAEKRLVRPRDDRVVAGVCSGIARYFDIDPVVVRLIWVIFSLIGFVFTGIVVYLAAWLIIPEEEEGVIDAEYTVKEEEAKV, via the coding sequence ATGGCAGAAAAACGATTGGTCCGCCCGCGTGACGACCGCGTCGTCGCCGGGGTCTGCAGCGGGATCGCCCGCTACTTTGATATCGACCCGGTGGTGGTCAGGCTCATCTGGGTGATCTTCAGCCTCATCGGGTTCGTGTTCACCGGCATCGTCGTCTATCTTGCAGCGTGGCTGATCATTCCTGAGGAGGAGGAAGGCGTCATCGACGCCGAGTACACGGTGAAAGAGGAGGAGGCGAAGGTCTGA
- a CDS encoding cation:proton antiporter: MIGGIETTIEFQMSLLLFIALAGYLVASRINQSAVIGEILVGLLVGPSLLGLITYTDFVRSLAALGAVILLFVIGLEFDLRDILDIKYVVIGLFGVIVPWIGGYWLTDALGYGFESAVFVGTAMTATSIAITANVLREMGLLDTRASRAIIGTAVIDDVLSLMALSVSIDVVSGMFSLVSLATIVAKDVVFIVVAAAVGIRVIAPFLERIDRRPFARKYPEFIFITAMMFAFLFALGAEAIGISAIIGAFIAGMSFRSVNIIHSRDLKEGAEYLHIIFASIFFVSLGILADFSALTPDILIFLIALMVMAVVTKLVGCGIPARLQGMGNRESLVLGFGMVPRGEVAMIVALIGLNAGIIDQGIYVAIVLMSLLTTLVTPIVYRNWLLKKETGTGEAAA, translated from the coding sequence ATGATCGGCGGAATTGAAACCACTATCGAGTTTCAGATGAGCCTCCTCCTCTTCATCGCCCTGGCCGGCTACCTGGTCGCATCCAGGATCAACCAGTCGGCGGTGATCGGGGAGATCCTGGTGGGCCTTCTGGTGGGACCAAGCCTTCTGGGCCTGATCACCTATACCGATTTCGTCAGGAGCCTGGCCGCCCTCGGCGCCGTGATCCTCCTCTTCGTGATCGGGCTCGAGTTCGACCTCCGGGACATCCTGGATATCAAATATGTGGTGATAGGACTCTTCGGGGTGATCGTCCCGTGGATAGGCGGCTACTGGCTGACCGATGCCCTCGGCTACGGCTTCGAGAGCGCCGTCTTTGTCGGGACGGCGATGACCGCAACAAGCATTGCGATCACGGCGAACGTCCTGCGGGAGATGGGGCTGCTGGATACCCGGGCCTCCAGGGCGATCATCGGGACGGCGGTGATCGACGACGTCCTCTCCCTGATGGCCCTCTCGGTCTCGATCGACGTGGTCTCCGGGATGTTCTCGCTCGTTTCGCTTGCCACGATCGTCGCCAAGGACGTGGTGTTCATCGTCGTCGCCGCCGCTGTCGGGATCAGGGTCATCGCCCCGTTCCTGGAGCGGATCGACCGGAGGCCGTTCGCCCGGAAATACCCGGAGTTCATCTTCATCACGGCGATGATGTTCGCCTTTCTCTTCGCTCTGGGGGCCGAGGCGATCGGGATCTCGGCGATCATCGGTGCGTTCATCGCCGGAATGTCGTTTCGGAGCGTTAACATCATCCACTCGCGCGACCTCAAAGAAGGGGCCGAATACCTCCATATCATCTTTGCATCGATCTTCTTCGTCTCTCTGGGCATCCTGGCGGACTTCTCGGCGCTCACCCCCGATATCCTCATCTTCCTCATCGCCCTGATGGTGATGGCGGTGGTGACGAAACTCGTCGGCTGCGGGATCCCGGCGCGTCTCCAGGGGATGGGCAACCGGGAATCCCTGGTCCTGGGTTTCGGGATGGTGCCGCGGGGCGAGGTGGCGATGATCGTCGCCCTCATAGGGCTGAACGCCGGGATCATCGACCAGGGGATCTACGTGGCGATCGTGCTGATGAGCCTTTTGACGACGCTTGTAACCCCGATCGTCTACCGGAACTGGCTGCTGAAAAAAGAGACCGGGACGGGAGAGGCGGCGGCCTGA
- a CDS encoding 2'-5' RNA ligase family protein gives MQHARALALDLALLLPAGPAAEARRMSRILARRSGDATIALGTRACLPHVTLAMAPVTEGRVEEAAAVLASVVGRRLPIALALTGISTVETARGRLVSGFDVAPEAGLIALHREAADALAALAADEDPALCTGEGAAPDPSMVAYVRDFLRTSAYARYFPHVTLGVGAAADADAAVAFPHPFEVRAAALCHVGNGGTCRRVLAEIQI, from the coding sequence ATGCAGCACGCCCGGGCCCTTGCCCTCGACCTCGCCCTCCTTCTTCCTGCCGGTCCTGCCGCGGAAGCACGCCGGATGAGCCGTATTCTTGCCCGCAGATCAGGGGATGCGACGATCGCCCTGGGGACACGCGCGTGCCTGCCGCACGTGACCCTCGCGATGGCCCCGGTCACTGAGGGGAGGGTGGAGGAGGCGGCCGCGGTGCTGGCGTCTGTGGTCGGGCGCCGTCTCCCGATTGCCCTCGCCCTGACCGGGATCTCCACGGTCGAGACCGCCCGGGGACGGCTGGTCTCGGGGTTCGACGTCGCTCCGGAGGCCGGGCTGATCGCCCTCCACCGGGAGGCGGCCGACGCCCTCGCCGCCCTTGCCGCAGACGAGGACCCGGCCCTCTGCACCGGGGAAGGGGCGGCCCCTGATCCCTCGATGGTCGCATATGTCAGGGATTTCCTCCGCACGTCGGCCTATGCCCGCTACTTCCCGCACGTCACCCTCGGCGTGGGCGCGGCGGCCGACGCAGATGCCGCCGTCGCCTTCCCGCACCCTTTTGAGGTCAGGGCCGCGGCCCTCTGCCACGTGGGCAACGGCGGGACGTGCCGGCGGGTGCTGGCGGAAATACAGATATAG
- a CDS encoding RNA recognition motif domain-containing protein, which translates to MESSTLYVGNLNYETTEEQLSELFSAYGDVKSARIIPRKGFGFVEFASVEEAEKAMNALNETQCMGRTLRIDEARAPKPRTEYNRY; encoded by the coding sequence ATGGAATCAAGCACTTTGTATGTCGGGAATCTCAACTACGAGACCACCGAAGAGCAGCTCTCCGAACTTTTCTCAGCCTACGGCGACGTTAAGTCCGCCAGAATCATTCCGCGCAAAGGCTTCGGCTTTGTCGAGTTCGCCTCCGTCGAGGAGGCCGAGAAGGCGATGAACGCCCTGAACGAGACCCAGTGCATGGGCCGGACCCTGCGCATTGACGAGGCGCGTGCACCCAAGCCGCGGACCGAGTACAACAGGTACTGA
- a CDS encoding FKBP-type peptidyl-prolyl cis-trans isomerase → MIKAAQGSTVLLHYTGTLEDGTEFDSSRGGDPLQFTVGGGEVIPGFEEAVVGMAQGETKTFTIPADEAYGPRRDDLVMQVARDQFPPEIDFAVGQQYPVEVNEGQVVLVTVAALDDETVTLDANHPLAGKDLTFAVEVVTVA, encoded by the coding sequence ATGATCAAGGCAGCGCAGGGCAGCACCGTTCTGCTCCATTACACCGGAACCCTCGAAGACGGCACCGAGTTCGATTCGTCACGGGGCGGCGATCCCCTGCAGTTCACCGTGGGCGGGGGCGAGGTGATCCCCGGCTTTGAAGAGGCCGTCGTCGGCATGGCCCAGGGCGAGACGAAGACCTTTACGATCCCTGCCGACGAGGCCTACGGGCCGCGGCGGGACGACCTCGTCATGCAGGTCGCCCGGGACCAGTTCCCCCCTGAGATCGACTTCGCCGTCGGGCAGCAGTACCCGGTGGAGGTGAACGAGGGGCAGGTGGTTCTGGTGACGGTTGCCGCCCTCGACGACGAGACCGTGACCCTCGACGCCAACCATCCCCTCGCCGGAAAAGACCTCACCTTCGCGGTGGAAGTGGTGACGGTCGCGTAA
- a CDS encoding DUF432 domain-containing protein — MYGTYDFSFHDERKDFSIGIEHENGRYIYRRTLHGRTQERTLITAGGRIIINPVEPLNLPKDVAGHLLVEFAPLAIEPGGQETIYLTFPIEVGVFIAAKGNYEVVDIFSWNRQKYTLYGSPERGDLARWWESRVSFSPPDVDPRLEGTLSVSITNTTKEWVNVSRLVLEGYGMKIYYGDSASMRAWMRIISTQVAETGCYDAPMTEGQHKSLELYTARSIPGIERSRYLMDQGI; from the coding sequence GTGTACGGCACCTACGACTTCTCCTTTCACGATGAGAGAAAGGACTTTTCCATCGGGATCGAGCACGAAAACGGGAGGTACATCTATCGGCGCACGCTCCACGGCCGCACACAGGAGCGGACCCTCATCACCGCAGGGGGCCGGATCATCATCAACCCGGTCGAGCCGCTGAACCTCCCGAAAGACGTGGCCGGCCATCTCCTCGTGGAGTTCGCCCCGCTCGCGATCGAGCCCGGGGGGCAGGAGACGATCTACCTCACCTTCCCGATCGAGGTGGGCGTCTTCATCGCGGCGAAAGGGAACTACGAGGTCGTCGATATCTTCTCATGGAACCGGCAGAAGTACACCCTCTACGGATCGCCCGAGCGCGGGGACCTCGCCCGCTGGTGGGAGAGCCGGGTCTCGTTCTCCCCCCCGGACGTCGATCCCCGTCTCGAAGGCACCCTCTCGGTCTCGATCACCAACACCACAAAAGAGTGGGTGAACGTCTCCCGCCTGGTGCTCGAAGGCTACGGGATGAAGATCTACTACGGCGACTCGGCCTCGATGAGGGCGTGGATGCGAATAATAAGCACGCAGGTTGCCGAAACCGGCTGTTATGACGCCCCCATGACCGAAGGGCAGCACAAGTCGCTCGAACTCTACACGGCGCGCTCGATCCCCGGCATCGAGCGCTCCCGGTACCTGATGGACCAGGGGATCTAG
- a CDS encoding mechanosensitive ion channel family protein, whose translation MDGLNFSLNAPVTSISAITWGHLIYVCLVVIAAAVVSRVLMIYLKKSLTDKIKRNQLDILMRAVKYGIAVVAFLVILPYFEVNLSGLLVAGGFASIVIGFASQSVIGNMISGLFLIIERPVSIGDNINIGSATGTVTDINIFSTIIKTYEGIYVRIPNETVFTSPITNYVAHVARRFEYTVGIPYAADATVAVRIIKEVIRDHPLALREPVPSVYVDELGDNAVAVKVRVWAPSSEWWDVRTELLWTIKTELEKNGIEIPFPQREVWFRNELAGRVSVREERPSSLTPAGDRDETI comes from the coding sequence ATGGACGGCCTGAACTTCAGCCTGAACGCGCCCGTCACCTCGATCTCGGCGATCACCTGGGGGCACCTGATCTATGTCTGCCTGGTCGTGATCGCGGCGGCGGTGGTCTCCAGGGTGCTGATGATCTACCTGAAAAAGAGCCTGACCGACAAGATCAAGCGCAACCAGCTCGACATTCTCATGAGGGCCGTCAAATACGGCATTGCGGTCGTCGCCTTCCTGGTCATCCTGCCCTACTTCGAGGTGAACCTGAGCGGGCTCCTGGTGGCCGGCGGGTTCGCCTCGATCGTCATCGGGTTTGCGAGCCAGTCGGTCATCGGCAACATGATCTCCGGGCTCTTCCTCATCATCGAGCGCCCGGTCTCGATCGGAGACAATATCAACATCGGCTCGGCCACCGGGACCGTCACCGACATCAACATCTTCTCGACGATCATCAAGACCTACGAGGGGATCTATGTTCGGATCCCGAATGAAACGGTCTTTACCTCCCCGATCACAAACTATGTCGCCCACGTGGCGCGGCGGTTCGAGTACACGGTCGGGATCCCGTACGCCGCCGACGCCACCGTCGCCGTCAGGATCATCAAAGAGGTGATCAGAGATCACCCCCTCGCCCTGCGTGAGCCCGTTCCGTCGGTCTATGTCGACGAACTCGGGGACAACGCAGTGGCCGTCAAGGTGCGGGTCTGGGCGCCGTCGTCGGAGTGGTGGGATGTGCGGACCGAACTGCTCTGGACGATCAAGACCGAACTCGAGAAGAACGGCATCGAGATCCCCTTCCCGCAGCGGGAGGTCTGGTTCAGGAACGAACTTGCGGGCAGGGTCAGCGTCAGGGAGGAGAGACCGTCGTCCCTGACCCCGGCAGGGGACCGCGACGAAACTATCTGA
- a CDS encoding HEAT repeat domain-containing protein, translated as MEDEITELIGALSSPDVDKRHGAEDRLAAMGEEAVLPLIEVLMEGDTDDTRWYAARTLARIGEPAIKPLILTMVVEDDRQFRRYAGAALGSMGEIAVAPLIEAFGTADKELRGFISLALCRIGAPARASLKKLAKEGDEIMQSCASLTLWKMGEEGIDDLVEALDEDDTR; from the coding sequence ATGGAAGACGAGATCACCGAACTGATCGGGGCGCTTTCATCCCCCGATGTTGATAAAAGGCATGGAGCAGAGGACAGACTGGCGGCGATGGGAGAGGAAGCGGTCCTCCCCCTGATCGAGGTGCTGATGGAGGGCGATACCGACGATACTCGCTGGTACGCCGCCCGGACCCTGGCGCGGATCGGCGAACCGGCGATCAAGCCCCTGATCCTGACGATGGTCGTTGAGGATGACCGGCAGTTCAGGCGGTATGCGGGCGCCGCCCTCGGATCGATGGGCGAGATCGCGGTTGCACCCCTCATCGAGGCCTTCGGGACCGCGGATAAGGAACTGCGTGGCTTTATCTCGCTCGCTCTCTGCCGTATCGGCGCTCCTGCCCGTGCGTCCCTGAAAAAACTCGCAAAAGAGGGCGACGAGATAATGCAGTCCTGCGCCTCCTTAACGCTGTGGAAGATGGGGGAAGAGGGGATCGACGACCTCGTTGAAGCGCTCGATGAGGACGATACCAGATAA